The DNA segment GCTTCCCATGTTATTTTTTGAGGACGGCATCAATTTTTTTCTGCCGCCCTCTGGGGGAAAGCTGGGCAAAAACAATCGACTTGGAAGCTTAGCTGAGCCCCTATTGTTTGCCCCGTTCTACTAGTAAATCAATTGCTAGCCGGACCGATTCCCTTAGGGCTTTCCAGTGGGTGTCAGTTTTCCACAAGTTGATTCGTGCCGTTTCTCATTCTCGCCGCACGGCCACGCGTAAGAGTGCGGAGTTCCCGCAGGTCATTTTAAGTGGCCGAATCTCCCCTTGCTGAGTCAACGCAAGGCATTATCATTTCAAGTGTCGAGTTGGTTACCCCACCAAGCACTGATTGTTCTGGAAAGATACCAGGCAGGCAACGCCGCTTCGACGCTGGCAGGCCTTCCTCTTGGTTACGACCATCTTTCACTCGGACACTAACGCAGAGCACGCACCCAGTCACTCCGAGATTTTTCCCACAAGTACATCAAGCGGGGGACATTCGACACTGACATTGTGATAGTTTTCACAAAGCCTACCTGGCAAGTGTGTTGAACCATAGCCTCCCAAGCGGGAGTGAGGCCCAAGATGCCACAGCGGATCACGATTAGCAAAGGCCTGAACCTGCCTATCGCAGGCAAGCCGAAACAGTCGGTACAAGAGATCGCGGACGTTCGTAAGGTTGCCGTGATCGCTCGTGATTATGTCGGCATGAAGCCGACGATGATGGTTACCGAAGGGGATGTCGTCCAACTCGGACAGCCCCTGTTTGAAGACAAGAAGACGCCGGGGGTGTTCTTTACCGCACCCGCGGCCGGCAAGGTGGTTGAGGTCAACCGCGGTGCCAAGCGTAAGTTTCTCTCGGTGGTCATTGAAGTCGAAGGAGACGACACGTTCTCTTTTGAATCGTTCAGCGAAGACAACCTGGTAGGTCTCGACCGTGAAAAGGTCGAGCAGAACCTGTTGAAGTCGGGCCTGTGGACCGCATTTCGGACGCGACCTTTCGGTAAGGTTCCTGCTCCGGGGTCATCGCCTCGGTCGATCTTTGTCACGGCGATCGACACCAGCCCGCTTGCGGCTGATCCGGCCCCGATTATCAAGGGGAACGAACTGGAATTCATCGCAGGTCTTGAAGCAATCAGCAATTTGACCGACGGCAAGGTACATCTCTGCCAGGCTCCCGGAGCCGCACTGCCAGGCAGTGATCTTCCGTTTGTTAATGATGTCGAGTTTGAAGGCAAGCATCCTGCCGGTTTGGCGGGCACGCACATTCACTTCCTCGATCCGGCTGGGCCAGGCCGCATCGTATGGTATCTCGGTTATCAAGATGTGATCGCCATTGGTCACCTGTTTCGCACCGGCGAACTCGATACGCGGCGCGTTGTTTCGCTGGCCGGTCCCGGCGTGAAAGAGCCTCGGCTGATCAAAGCTCCGATCGGTGCGAGCATCGAAGACCTTACCAAAGACCAACTCAACGAAGGGCCGATGCGGAAAGTTTCCGGCTCCGTTCTGTGCGGTTACGAGTCCACCGGCGTCGAAGCCTATCTCGGTCGTTACCACACCCAGGTATCGGTCCTGGAAGAAGGTCTCAACCGCGAAATGTTCGGCTGGCTTGCACCCGGCTTTAAGAAGTTCTCGGTAAAGACCGTGTTCGCTTCGTTCCTGTCGCCAGGCGAACTGGACATGACGACGACCGCCAACGGTAGCCACCGGGCGATCGTGCCGATCGAAGTTTACGAAACGATCATGCCTCTGGACATCGAACCGACGGCCTTGCTCAAATCACTCATTGTAGAGGACACCGATTCCGCTCAGGCTTTGGGTTGCTTGGAATTGGAAGAGGAAGATATCGCCCTGTGTACCTTTGTGGACACGGGGAAACACGATTTCGGTACCATTCTGCGGAAAAACTTGACCCGCATTGAAGCCGAAGGATAGCCATGAAATTTTTACGCGGAATGCTCGATAAGGTCGAACCAATGTTCCTCGATGGGGGGAAGTTGGAACGGCTCTATCCGCTGTACGAAGCGGCGGATACGTTTTTGTACACGCCACCAGATCGCGCCAAGGGTTTGACCCACGTGCGCGATGGGTTGGACTTGAAGCGAACGATGATCTTCGTCGTTCTCTCCCTGCTGCCATGTATTTACATGGCCCTATGGAATACAGGGTATCAGGCCAACTTGCAGATCGCCGACTACGGCGCTACTGCCACGGCCGACTGGCACGAGACCATCTTCGAGATGACCGGGCTCAGTCACGATCCCAACAGTTGGATCAGCAACATGGTGCTGGGGGCGATCTTCTTCCTGCCGATTTACATCGTCACGATGTCGGTGGGTGGGACGATCGAATTGATCTTCAGCATCGTGCGGAAGCACGAAATCAACGAAGGCTTCCTGGTCACCGGGATGCTCTTTCCATTGATTCTGCCCCCCACCATTCCTTTGTGGCAAGTCGCCACGGGGATTGGCTTTGGCGTGTTAGTGGGTAAAGAAGTCTTCGGCGGTACCGGTAAGAACTTCCTGAATCCGGCCCTGACCGCGCGTGCGTACCTTTACTTCGCACACCCCACCTTCTTGACCGGCGAGAAGATCTGG comes from the Bremerella alba genome and includes:
- a CDS encoding Na(+)-translocating NADH-quinone reductase subunit A, translated to MPQRITISKGLNLPIAGKPKQSVQEIADVRKVAVIARDYVGMKPTMMVTEGDVVQLGQPLFEDKKTPGVFFTAPAAGKVVEVNRGAKRKFLSVVIEVEGDDTFSFESFSEDNLVGLDREKVEQNLLKSGLWTAFRTRPFGKVPAPGSSPRSIFVTAIDTSPLAADPAPIIKGNELEFIAGLEAISNLTDGKVHLCQAPGAALPGSDLPFVNDVEFEGKHPAGLAGTHIHFLDPAGPGRIVWYLGYQDVIAIGHLFRTGELDTRRVVSLAGPGVKEPRLIKAPIGASIEDLTKDQLNEGPMRKVSGSVLCGYESTGVEAYLGRYHTQVSVLEEGLNREMFGWLAPGFKKFSVKTVFASFLSPGELDMTTTANGSHRAIVPIEVYETIMPLDIEPTALLKSLIVEDTDSAQALGCLELEEEDIALCTFVDTGKHDFGTILRKNLTRIEAEG
- a CDS encoding NADH:ubiquinone reductase (Na(+)-transporting) subunit B; amino-acid sequence: MKFLRGMLDKVEPMFLDGGKLERLYPLYEAADTFLYTPPDRAKGLTHVRDGLDLKRTMIFVVLSLLPCIYMALWNTGYQANLQIADYGATATADWHETIFEMTGLSHDPNSWISNMVLGAIFFLPIYIVTMSVGGTIELIFSIVRKHEINEGFLVTGMLFPLILPPTIPLWQVATGIGFGVLVGKEVFGGTGKNFLNPALTARAYLYFAHPTFLTGEKIWTAVSPDGFTGATTLGVVATAPVGTTMSEAMQQVDGHGITWNQAFFGVMQGSMGETSVLACLLGAAFLIATGIGSWRIMLGCVIGAMGLSTVFHLMSSDVLYGMAPWWHFVVGGFAFGTVFMATDPVSAAMTRTGKWIYGILIGVVTILIRGVSPAFPEGIMLAILFGNVMAPLIDYFVLQANINRRKARYAT